One Vigna unguiculata cultivar IT97K-499-35 chromosome 11, ASM411807v1, whole genome shotgun sequence DNA window includes the following coding sequences:
- the LOC114168660 gene encoding protein ZINC INDUCED FACILITATOR-LIKE 1-like isoform X1 — MKKGAQRNKWWGSLRNMEEENVEQPLLEKKKKYYKNCPGCKVDEAKEMSEGHSVLFTKLFIVWMLVLCASLPISSLFPFVYFMVRDFNIAKTEADISSYAGYMGSAFMLGRCLTSLFWGTIADRIGRKPVIVIGITSVVIFNTLFALSTSFWMAVIVRFLLGCLNSLLGPVKAYVTELLREEHQALGLSTVSAAWGVGLIIGPALGGYLSQPVEKYPHIFPKDSFWDKFPYFLPSFVISALAFVVAIGCIWIPETLHNHHGSDESLDDSNGLENGRSAGGNENIQKNENLFLNWPLMSSIIPYCIFSLHDITCLEVFSLWAVSPQRLGGLNFTTDDVGNVLSISGLALIIYQISIYPSVEKATGPVSIARISSILSIPLLQSYPFIALLSGLALYIVLSIFTILKNVLSITIITGLLLLQNRAVEQHQRGAANGIAMTGMSLFNAIGPATGGTVLTWSQKRMDASFLPGTHMVFFFLNIVEAIGLLMMFKPFLVEKKKTNIDQLQ; from the exons AT GAAAAAGGGAGCACAGAGAAACAAGTGGTGGGGTTCTCTCAGAAACATGGAAGAAGAGAACGTTGAACAACCATtgttggagaagaagaagaagtactACAAGAACTGCCCCGGTTGTAAAGTGGATGAAGCCAAAGAGATGAGTGAGGGACATTCTGTACTCTTCACAAAGCTTTTCATCGTGTGGATGCTCGTTCTCTGTGCTT CATTGCCAATATCATCTCTCTTTCCTTTCGTTTATTTCATG gtaagggattTTAATATTGCGAAAACAGAAGCTGATATTAGTTCTTATGCTGGTTACATGG GTTCTGCATTTATGCTTGGAAGATGTTTGACATCTTTATTTTGGGGAACTATAGCTGATCGCATTGGTCGAAAACCTGTTATAGTTATAGGAATTACTTCAGT CGTCATTTTCAACACACTATTTGCCCTTAGCACAAGCTTTTGGATGGCTGTTATAGTGAGGTTTCTTCTAGGATGTTTAAATAGTTTGCTTGGACCAGTGAAG GCCTATGTCACTGAACTTCTTCGTGAAGAACACCAAGCTCTTGGACTCTCAACA GTAAGTGCAGCTTGGGGTGTAGGTTTAATTATTGGTCCAGCATTGGGAGGCTATTTGTCTCAG CCAGTAGAAAAGTACCCTCATATATTTCCAAAGGATTCCTTTTGGGATAA GTTCCCATACTTCTTACCCAGTTTTGTAATATCAGCACTTGCATTTGTAGTAGCTATTGGCTGCATCTGGATTCCG GAAACACTTCACAACCACCATGGTAGCGATGAATCCCTAGATGATTCCAATGGTTTAGAAAATGGAAGAAGTGCTGGTGGCAATGAAAATATCCAAAAGAACGAAAACCTCTTCCTTAATTGGCCCTTAATGTCTTCTATCATTCCATATTGCATCTTCTCACTTCATGATATTACTTGTCTAGAG GTTTTCTCCTTATGGGCTGTTAGTCCTCAAAGGCTTGGGGGTTTAAACTTTACAACTGATGATGTTGGTAATGTTCTTTCAATATCAG GTCTTGCACTTATCATTTACCAAATTTCCATATATCCATCTGTGGAAAAAGCTACTGGACCTGTTTCTATTGCCCGGATCTCTTCT ATATTATCAATACCTCTTTTGCAAAGCTACCCTTTCATAGCATTGTTGTCAGGCTTGGCACTATACATAGTATTAAGTATTTTTACAATCCTAAAGAATGTTCTGTCT ATCACCATTATAACCGGTTTGCTCCTTCTACAAAACCGAGCAGTG GAACAACACCAAAGAGGTGCAGCTAATGGAATTGCTATGACAGGCATGTCTCTATTCAATGCTATTGGCCCTGCTACAGGTGGTACAGT ACTAACTTGGTCACAAAAGCGAATGGATGCTTCATTCCTCCCAG GCACACACATGGTGTTCTTTTTCCTGAACATAGTTGAAGCAATTGGATTACTCATGATGTTCAAACCATTCCttgttgaaaaaaagaaaacaaacatagATCAGTTACAGTGA
- the LOC114168660 gene encoding protein ZINC INDUCED FACILITATOR-LIKE 1-like isoform X2 has product MEEENVEQPLLEKKKKYYKNCPGCKVDEAKEMSEGHSVLFTKLFIVWMLVLCASLPISSLFPFVYFMVRDFNIAKTEADISSYAGYMGSAFMLGRCLTSLFWGTIADRIGRKPVIVIGITSVVIFNTLFALSTSFWMAVIVRFLLGCLNSLLGPVKAYVTELLREEHQALGLSTVSAAWGVGLIIGPALGGYLSQPVEKYPHIFPKDSFWDKFPYFLPSFVISALAFVVAIGCIWIPETLHNHHGSDESLDDSNGLENGRSAGGNENIQKNENLFLNWPLMSSIIPYCIFSLHDITCLEVFSLWAVSPQRLGGLNFTTDDVGNVLSISGLALIIYQISIYPSVEKATGPVSIARISSILSIPLLQSYPFIALLSGLALYIVLSIFTILKNVLSITIITGLLLLQNRAVEQHQRGAANGIAMTGMSLFNAIGPATGGTVLTWSQKRMDASFLPGTHMVFFFLNIVEAIGLLMMFKPFLVEKKKTNIDQLQ; this is encoded by the exons ATGGAAGAAGAGAACGTTGAACAACCATtgttggagaagaagaagaagtactACAAGAACTGCCCCGGTTGTAAAGTGGATGAAGCCAAAGAGATGAGTGAGGGACATTCTGTACTCTTCACAAAGCTTTTCATCGTGTGGATGCTCGTTCTCTGTGCTT CATTGCCAATATCATCTCTCTTTCCTTTCGTTTATTTCATG gtaagggattTTAATATTGCGAAAACAGAAGCTGATATTAGTTCTTATGCTGGTTACATGG GTTCTGCATTTATGCTTGGAAGATGTTTGACATCTTTATTTTGGGGAACTATAGCTGATCGCATTGGTCGAAAACCTGTTATAGTTATAGGAATTACTTCAGT CGTCATTTTCAACACACTATTTGCCCTTAGCACAAGCTTTTGGATGGCTGTTATAGTGAGGTTTCTTCTAGGATGTTTAAATAGTTTGCTTGGACCAGTGAAG GCCTATGTCACTGAACTTCTTCGTGAAGAACACCAAGCTCTTGGACTCTCAACA GTAAGTGCAGCTTGGGGTGTAGGTTTAATTATTGGTCCAGCATTGGGAGGCTATTTGTCTCAG CCAGTAGAAAAGTACCCTCATATATTTCCAAAGGATTCCTTTTGGGATAA GTTCCCATACTTCTTACCCAGTTTTGTAATATCAGCACTTGCATTTGTAGTAGCTATTGGCTGCATCTGGATTCCG GAAACACTTCACAACCACCATGGTAGCGATGAATCCCTAGATGATTCCAATGGTTTAGAAAATGGAAGAAGTGCTGGTGGCAATGAAAATATCCAAAAGAACGAAAACCTCTTCCTTAATTGGCCCTTAATGTCTTCTATCATTCCATATTGCATCTTCTCACTTCATGATATTACTTGTCTAGAG GTTTTCTCCTTATGGGCTGTTAGTCCTCAAAGGCTTGGGGGTTTAAACTTTACAACTGATGATGTTGGTAATGTTCTTTCAATATCAG GTCTTGCACTTATCATTTACCAAATTTCCATATATCCATCTGTGGAAAAAGCTACTGGACCTGTTTCTATTGCCCGGATCTCTTCT ATATTATCAATACCTCTTTTGCAAAGCTACCCTTTCATAGCATTGTTGTCAGGCTTGGCACTATACATAGTATTAAGTATTTTTACAATCCTAAAGAATGTTCTGTCT ATCACCATTATAACCGGTTTGCTCCTTCTACAAAACCGAGCAGTG GAACAACACCAAAGAGGTGCAGCTAATGGAATTGCTATGACAGGCATGTCTCTATTCAATGCTATTGGCCCTGCTACAGGTGGTACAGT ACTAACTTGGTCACAAAAGCGAATGGATGCTTCATTCCTCCCAG GCACACACATGGTGTTCTTTTTCCTGAACATAGTTGAAGCAATTGGATTACTCATGATGTTCAAACCATTCCttgttgaaaaaaagaaaacaaacatagATCAGTTACAGTGA
- the LOC114168661 gene encoding protein ZINC INDUCED FACILITATOR-LIKE 1-like, with protein MEGENVEKPLLERKYYYENCPGCRVDKAKELSEGQGVPFTNLFIIWMVVLCASMPISSLFSYLYFMVRDFNIAKTEADISFYAGYVGSAFMFGRCLTSVMWGIIADRYGRKPVIMIGIIAIVIFNTLFGLSTSFWMAVLMRFLLGCFSGLLGPVTAYATELFREEYQALGVSSVTASWGAGLIIGPALGGYLAQPVEKYPHMFQKGSFWDKFAYFFPNFIISAFAFVVAVGCIWIPETLHNHDCCIESIDSVEALEIGSRVVGIEKTNQKKEKLLFNWPLMSSIIIFCVFSLHDGAYHEVFSLWTVSPQTLGGLNFTTNDVGNVLSISGLAVIVYQITLYPFVRRTSGPIGIARISGILTIPLLQSYTFIGSLSGFALHTVLSIASILKNIFAVTITTCLFLLQNRAVEQHQRGAANGISITGLSLFKAFGPAAGGALLTWSQKRMDASFLPGTQVVFFVLNTVVAVGTLMTFKPFLVEKRTT; from the exons ATGGAAGGGGAGAATGTTGAAAAGCCATTGTTGGAGAGAAAGTACTACTACGAAAATTGCCCTGGTTGCAGAGTAGACAAAGCCAAAGAGTTGAGTGAGGGACAGGGTGTACCCTTTACGAATCTGTTCATAATATGGATGGTGGTGCTTTGTGCTT CTATGCCTATATCATCTCTCTTTTCATACCTCTATTTCATG gtaagggattTCAATATTGCAAAAACAGAAGCTGATATCAGTTTTTATGCTGGTTATGTGG gTTCTGCTTTCATGTTTGGAAGATGTTTGACATCTGTAATGTGGGGAATTATAGCTGATCGCTATGGTAGAAAGCCTGTTATAATGATAGGGATTATTGCAAT TGTCATTTTCAACACACTGTTTGGCCTTAGTACGAGTTTTTGGATGGCAGTTCTCATGAGATTTCTTCTGGGATGCTTTAGTGGTTTGCTTGGACCAGTAACG GCCTATGCTACTGAACTTTTTCGAGAAGAATACCAAGCTCTAGGAGTCTCAAGT gttaCTGCATCTTGGGGTGCAGGTTTAATCATTGGCCCAGCTTTGGGAGGTTATTTGGCTCAG CCTGTGGAGAAATATCCACATATGTTTCAAAAGGGTTCCTTTTGGGATAA GTTTGCTTACTTCTTCCCCAACTTTATAATATCTGCATTTGCATTTGTTGTAGCTGTTGGCTGTATTTGGATTCCG GAAACACTTCACAATCATGATTGTTGCATTGAATCCATAGACAGTGTTGAAGCTTTAGAAATTGGAAGCAGAGTGGTTGGAATAGAAAAGACAAATCAAAAGAAGGAGAAACTTCTCTTCAACTGGCCCTTAATGTCATCTATCATTATCTTTTGTGTTTTCTCCCTTCATGATGGTGCTTACCATGAG gtTTTCTCGTTATGGACTGTGAGTCCTCAAACACTGGGGGGTTTGAACTTTACAACCAATGATGTTGGTAATGTTCTTTCAATATCAG GTCTTGCAGTTATCGTTTACCAAATTACTCTGTATCCATTTGTGAGAAGAACTAGTGGACCTATTGGAATTGCCCGAATCTCAGGG ATACTAACCATACCACTTTTGCAAAGCTACACCTTCATTGGATCATTATCAGGCTTTGCACTACACACAGTGTTAAGTATTGCTTCAATTCTGAAGAACATTTTTGCT GTGACCATTACAACTTGTTTGTTCCTTCTACAAAACCGAGCAGTG GAACAACACCAAAGGGGTGCTGCTAATGGCATTTCTATAACAGGCTTGTCTCTTTTCAAAGCTTTTGGCCCTGCTGCAGGTGGTGCATT ATTAACTTGGTCACAAAAGCGGATGGATGCTTCATTCCTCCCTG GCACCCAGGTGGTGTTCTTTGTCCTGAACACCGTTGTAGCAGTTGGAACATTAATGACGTTCAAACCTTTCCTTGTCGAAAAGAGGACAACCTAA